A genomic window from Sandaracinaceae bacterium includes:
- a CDS encoding protein kinase, translating into MLSPGQIVAGKYRVDRQLGAGGMGAVYVATNMVLEKQVALKVMGAEFQQHADWVQRFFREGVAASKVRHPGVVQVFDAGDHDGAPWMAMELLEGESLGERLQRVGRLGPEETARVMTGVLGALDAVHSVGVVHRDLKPDNIFLERTAEGERTKVLDFGIAKEAEAIHGLTATGTIVGTAHYIAPEQARDSKTVDPRTDLYAMGVILFECLSGQMPYEADTVPELIAKMYSEPPRELGRLAPHVPAPLARVVHACLARDPSHRPQSARALSEALTSALSPDAATGPVSRPSPVWQSSGLAPSGTAVLSSPSHSPPPTRAAPVAAAAPRRSIWPWVIGGVVVLGLGVLGTLVAIVGLGVWTAASVAEGIAEGGGGFGVTLDFDLPEASRVPMWIDVTDDGVEDLLGAVMRYEGDEMISHFAAYDGVTGRRLWLSEELGPVDSRTHGRAALAEDTLLYATPNGTLYGYDVTDGRPRWQFNLGERVETFCAAGGGQAIAVLADDARRLIQLSDGASRPAEAGACGWLMTDALPSFSREQTLTAWTARDRFGDTEVEGMTVAAAFDDPAGARMVAIGQRRPGTGSPRVALVSPSGGWISEVPGVSPLSAEADDPAATFIADDAVFLAYAMEGDAPARVTAIALDGGRRLWDQPLSESRFDPRYVIAGRQRVAVGHGGHVDVYDRASGAHVFHVGR; encoded by the coding sequence GTGCTGTCTCCCGGACAGATCGTGGCGGGCAAATATCGCGTCGATCGCCAGCTCGGCGCGGGCGGCATGGGCGCGGTCTACGTCGCGACCAACATGGTCCTCGAGAAGCAGGTCGCCTTGAAGGTGATGGGCGCCGAGTTCCAGCAGCACGCCGACTGGGTGCAGCGCTTCTTCCGCGAGGGCGTCGCCGCGTCCAAGGTCCGCCACCCGGGCGTGGTGCAGGTCTTCGACGCGGGAGACCACGACGGCGCGCCGTGGATGGCGATGGAGCTGCTCGAGGGCGAGAGCCTCGGCGAGCGGCTCCAGCGCGTGGGCCGCCTCGGTCCGGAGGAGACCGCGCGGGTCATGACCGGGGTGCTCGGGGCGCTCGACGCGGTGCACTCGGTGGGCGTCGTGCACCGCGACCTGAAGCCCGACAACATCTTCCTCGAGCGGACCGCGGAGGGGGAGCGGACCAAGGTGCTCGACTTCGGCATCGCGAAGGAGGCCGAGGCGATCCACGGGCTGACGGCGACGGGGACCATCGTGGGCACCGCGCACTACATCGCGCCCGAGCAGGCCAGAGACAGCAAGACCGTCGACCCGCGCACGGATCTCTACGCGATGGGCGTGATCCTCTTCGAGTGCCTGAGCGGCCAGATGCCCTACGAGGCCGACACGGTGCCGGAGCTGATCGCGAAGATGTACAGCGAGCCGCCGCGCGAGCTGGGACGGCTGGCGCCCCATGTCCCGGCGCCGCTCGCCCGCGTGGTGCACGCCTGCCTCGCGCGGGATCCGTCCCACCGCCCGCAGTCCGCGCGGGCGCTGAGCGAGGCGCTGACGAGCGCCCTCTCTCCCGACGCGGCGACGGGGCCGGTGAGCCGGCCGAGCCCCGTGTGGCAGAGCAGCGGGCTCGCGCCGAGCGGCACCGCGGTGCTCTCTTCCCCCTCCCACTCGCCTCCCCCGACGCGCGCCGCGCCCGTCGCCGCCGCCGCGCCGCGGCGCTCCATCTGGCCGTGGGTGATCGGCGGTGTGGTCGTGCTCGGGCTGGGCGTGCTCGGCACGCTCGTCGCCATCGTCGGCCTCGGCGTGTGGACCGCGGCCAGCGTCGCGGAGGGCATCGCGGAGGGCGGGGGCGGCTTCGGGGTCACGCTCGACTTCGATCTCCCCGAGGCGTCGCGCGTCCCCATGTGGATCGACGTGACGGACGACGGCGTCGAGGACCTGCTCGGCGCGGTCATGCGCTACGAGGGCGACGAGATGATCAGCCACTTCGCCGCCTACGACGGTGTGACGGGCCGGCGCCTGTGGCTGAGCGAGGAGCTCGGCCCGGTCGACTCCCGCACCCACGGGCGCGCCGCGCTCGCCGAGGACACGCTCCTCTACGCCACGCCCAACGGGACGCTCTACGGGTACGACGTGACCGACGGACGGCCGCGCTGGCAGTTCAACCTCGGCGAGCGCGTGGAGACCTTCTGCGCGGCCGGCGGCGGGCAGGCCATCGCGGTGCTCGCCGACGACGCGCGCCGTCTGATCCAGCTCTCCGACGGCGCGAGCCGCCCCGCCGAGGCGGGGGCCTGCGGGTGGCTGATGACGGACGCCTTGCCATCCTTCAGCCGCGAGCAGACGCTGACCGCGTGGACGGCGCGCGATCGTTTCGGCGACACGGAGGTCGAAGGCATGACGGTCGCGGCCGCGTTCGACGATCCCGCCGGCGCGCGCATGGTCGCCATCGGTCAGCGCCGCCCGGGCACGGGCTCGCCGCGCGTGGCGCTCGTGTCGCCGAGCGGCGGGTGGATCAGCGAGGTCCCGGGGGTCTCTCCGCTCTCGGCCGAGGCCGACGACCCGGCCGCGACCTTCATCGCCGACGACGCGGTCTTCCTCGCGTATGCCATGGAGGGCGACGCGCCCGCGCGCGTGACGGCCATCGCGCTCGACGGCGGCCGCCGCCTGTGGGACCAGCCCCTGAGCGAGTCGCGCTTCGACCCGCGCTACGTCATCGCGGGCCGGCAGCGCGTCGCCGTCGGCCACGGGGGTCACGTCGACGTCTACGACCGCGCCAGCGGCGCCCACGTCTTCCACGTCGGCCGCTGA
- a CDS encoding mucoidy inhibitor MuiA family protein: protein MGAPIHLESRIDAVTVFRAGAVITRVADVPREGELFKLGPLPLGLDDGSVRVSVTGDDAPTATEVRVTLEVPDFDPSRPPARPEDVETAEQRVAKLRDQLQQLTREAQRIETLGVVTRPTVKAGREPPASPAEARMALLSLREKRLTAIDDRRDRIQRELRDAERKLADLWDRERSATNARRAEPHELRKAAVIALRGGSRERASRVAVSYRIDAARWAPSYTLRLDRELREGTLEVRAAVCQRTGEDWDGVRLMLSTAEPTGWAELPELPSIRIGRRQPVTPKRGWRPPPQDTDALFTDYDRAAPPEPPVIAPTSTSVLETIDETPAEDQPSPKRKRAAGPPPAAAPVARAPMPASAPAPQMAPQPAAELAARSMTRAGGVMLEAKGGLFGAVLDAFAEGGGGPAGGAGVADALEEEEAPLEASDELLDYGRLRLLAPHEGGRGRLVLQSRRELYVHAIETQQIEIDLSGALAGVDKATSRCLARPLPGAHVAPTPSGYDYAYRASGRVNAPADGVFHNLSLSEHTSSARARFVVVPRESREAFRFVELDNPLDAPLLDGPIDVYVGEDFLLTSPLREVGPGGIVRLGLGVEQRLKVSRNARFEERSAGLMGGRLELEHEVEIEVSNQLQRTASVEVRERLPITGEDDDDVTVVDGEVSPAWEVWEPKDQPALKGGRRWRLDIPAGEQAKLRSRYTVKIASKHELVGGNRREP from the coding sequence ATGGGCGCGCCGATTCACCTCGAGAGCCGCATCGACGCGGTCACCGTCTTCCGCGCCGGCGCGGTGATCACGCGCGTGGCGGACGTGCCGAGAGAGGGCGAGCTGTTCAAGCTCGGGCCGCTGCCCCTCGGGCTCGACGACGGCTCGGTGCGGGTCTCGGTGACGGGGGACGACGCGCCGACGGCGACCGAGGTGCGGGTGACCCTCGAGGTCCCGGACTTCGACCCGAGCCGCCCGCCCGCGCGGCCCGAGGACGTGGAGACGGCGGAGCAGCGGGTGGCGAAGCTGCGCGATCAGCTGCAGCAGCTGACCCGCGAGGCCCAGCGCATCGAGACGCTGGGCGTCGTCACGCGCCCCACGGTGAAGGCCGGCCGCGAGCCTCCCGCGAGCCCGGCCGAGGCGCGCATGGCGCTGCTGTCGCTGCGGGAGAAGCGGCTGACCGCGATCGACGACCGGCGCGACCGGATCCAGCGGGAGCTTCGCGACGCGGAGCGCAAGCTCGCCGATCTGTGGGACCGCGAGCGGAGCGCGACGAACGCGCGGCGCGCCGAGCCGCACGAGCTGCGCAAGGCCGCGGTGATCGCGCTCCGGGGCGGGAGCCGCGAGAGGGCCTCGCGCGTGGCGGTGAGCTACCGGATCGACGCCGCGCGCTGGGCGCCGAGCTACACGCTGCGGCTCGATCGCGAGCTGCGCGAGGGCACCCTCGAGGTGCGGGCCGCGGTCTGCCAGCGCACGGGTGAGGACTGGGACGGCGTGCGGCTGATGCTCTCCACCGCCGAGCCGACCGGCTGGGCGGAGCTGCCGGAGCTGCCGTCGATCCGCATCGGTCGCCGCCAGCCCGTCACCCCGAAGCGAGGCTGGCGGCCGCCTCCGCAGGACACGGACGCGCTCTTCACCGACTACGACCGCGCCGCCCCGCCCGAGCCGCCCGTGATCGCGCCGACGTCGACCTCGGTCCTCGAGACGATCGACGAGACGCCGGCCGAAGACCAGCCGAGCCCGAAGCGGAAGCGCGCGGCCGGACCGCCTCCCGCCGCCGCGCCGGTGGCCCGCGCGCCGATGCCCGCCTCGGCGCCGGCGCCCCAGATGGCGCCCCAGCCGGCGGCCGAGCTGGCGGCGCGCTCGATGACGCGGGCCGGTGGGGTGATGCTGGAGGCGAAAGGCGGCCTCTTCGGCGCGGTCCTGGACGCGTTCGCGGAGGGTGGCGGCGGACCTGCCGGCGGAGCCGGCGTGGCGGATGCGCTCGAGGAAGAAGAGGCGCCCCTCGAGGCGAGCGACGAGCTCTTGGACTACGGCCGGCTGCGCCTCCTCGCGCCGCACGAGGGCGGGCGCGGGCGGCTCGTGCTCCAGAGCCGGCGCGAGCTCTACGTGCACGCCATCGAGACGCAGCAGATCGAGATCGACCTGAGCGGCGCCCTTGCCGGGGTCGACAAGGCCACGTCTCGCTGCCTGGCTCGCCCGCTCCCCGGCGCCCACGTCGCGCCCACCCCGAGCGGCTACGACTACGCCTATCGCGCGAGCGGACGCGTCAACGCGCCCGCCGACGGCGTCTTCCACAACCTCTCGCTGAGCGAGCACACCTCCTCCGCCCGCGCCCGCTTCGTGGTGGTGCCGCGCGAGAGCCGCGAGGCGTTCCGCTTCGTGGAGCTGGACAACCCGCTCGACGCGCCGCTCCTGGACGGGCCCATCGACGTCTACGTCGGAGAAGACTTCCTGCTCACCTCTCCGCTGCGCGAGGTGGGCCCCGGGGGGATCGTCCGCCTCGGGCTGGGGGTGGAGCAGCGGCTGAAGGTCTCGCGCAATGCGCGCTTCGAGGAGAGGAGCGCGGGCCTCATGGGCGGGCGCCTGGAGCTGGAGCACGAGGTCGAGATCGAGGTGAGCAATCAGCTCCAGCGCACCGCGAGCGTGGAGGTGCGCGAGCGCCTCCCGATCACCGGCGAGGACGACGACGACGTGACGGTGGTGGACGGGGAGGTGAGCCCCGCGTGGGAGGTCTGGGAGCCGAAGGACCAGCCCGCGCTGAAGGGCGGTCGGCGCTGGCGGCTGGACATCCCCGCAGGCGAGCAAGCGAAGCTGCGCAGCCGATACACCGTGAAGATCGCCTCGAAGCACGAGCTCGTCGGCGGAAACCGGAGGGAGCCGTGA